The genomic stretch CATCTAGCCTGACGCGGATTTAgactcctcgctgcccggatatactcgagattacgatggtcagtccagatgagaaaaggataTTTAGCCctctcaagccaatgtctccataccttcagagccttgactacagccAACAACTctcggtcccccacgtcatagtttcgctccgccggaccGAGCTTCCTCAAAAAGAAGGCACAAGGGTGGAGCTTTGGAGGCACGCCCGAGCGCTGGGACAGCACGGCCTCGGACACGTCCaactccactatgaatgctaaagagtggtccggatgcgccaacacgggcgcattggtgaacagctccttcagacgactgaaagctctgcccgcctctgctgaccaacgcaagcgcaccggtcctcccttcagcagtgaggtaatgggagcagccacctgaccaaaaccctggatatacctccggtagtaattggcaaaccctaaaaaccgctgcacctctttcaCCATGGTCGGAGtcagccaattacgcacggctgtaacgcggtcacactccatcaccaccccagaggtggaaatacgataacccaggaaggaaacggcctgtttgaagaacacacatttctcggcCTTGCAATACAGgttcatgctccagcagtcgcccaagtaccttacgcaccagagacacgtgcgccgcgcgtgtggcagaatagatcaagatgtcatcgatgtacactaccactccctgcccgagcaggtcttggagaatctcgtctacaaaggattggaagacggctggagcattcttcaacccatatggcatgacgcggtactcataatggccagatgtagtactaaatgcagttttccactcatctcctccccggatacgcaccagattatacccactcctcaggtccagttttgtgaagaagcgcgccccgtgaaatgattccaccgccgtagcgatgagaggtagtgggtaactaaaccccactgtgatagAATTTAGACCttgataatcaatgcacggacgcagacctccctcgttcttcttcacaaaaaagaagcttgaggagacgggtgatgcgaagggccgaatgtacccctgtcccagtgattcagcaacatatgtctccatagctactgtctcctcctgggacaatgggtacacgtgactcctaggaagtgcagcgttctccaggAGGTCTATCGCGCAGTCCCCTCAACGaaggggtggtaattgggtcgccttctttttactgaatgcgatagccaaatcggcatattcagagggaatgtgcacggtggaaacctggtctggactctccaccgtagttgcaccaacggcaactcctatacacctgcctgaacactcctctgaccaccctcaaagagccccctgtcgccaggaaatcaCCGGGTTGTGCTGAGCTAGGCAGGGAattcccaacaccactggaaacgcaggtgaatcgataaggaacagactaatccgctccttatgacccccctgcgttaccatgtccagtggcacCGTGGCCGCCCTGACCACTCCTGACCCTAATAGTCGGCTCTCCAAGGAGTGCACGGAGAAAGGTAGGTCTATcgacaccaggggaatccctagccttaacgcgagcccacgatccatgaagttcccagctgcgcATGAATcaactagcgccttatgctgtagagagggagaaaccccAGGAAAAGAGGTTAACACAAACATATGACCGACAgaaagctctgggtgagtctggtgctgactcacctggggtgaccgagtaGTGCTACGCCTGCCTTCCCGACTCCCAGATgagctcctccagcaccggtcggccgtgtgtcctcgccgaccacaactggtgcaggaggagaCTTACTCCTCCGGTTCCCCCTCGATGCAGCCCCCCCTAACTCCATGGGGATAGGAGATGGAGGGCTGGGGGGTGGAAACAACAGGGCCTGTTCCAGACGCCtgcgggcagccagcaggttgtcaaGACGAATGGACATGTCTATAAGTTCATCCAAACTGAGGGTGGTGTCCCGACACattagctccctgcggacgtcctccctgagACTACAGCGGTAGTGGTCTATCAatgccctgtcgttccaccccgcggccaaggtcctgaactccagggcaaagtcctgcgcgctcctcgtctcccatcgcaggtggaacagccgttcacccacCGCACGACCCTCTGGTGGGTGATCGAACACTGctcggaatcggcgggtgaactcAGGGTAATGATCCCTcgccgagtctgggccattccacactgcgttcgcccactccaggTCTCATCCCGTCAGATAGGAGACGAGGacgctcactctctcctccccggAGGGAGTAGGACGGATGGTCGCCAGGTATAGTTCTAGTTGGAGGAGGAACCCCCGACACCCAGGTGCTGGTGGAgggggtgctggagatgaggtgggaaggccactcctctcccatcggtccatcctctccatcatcagaTCCATGGCCGATGCGATACGGTGGAGAATGCTGGTGTGGTGgaggaccctctcctccatcgACGGGAGAGGAGGTgcggctgctcctgctgattccattcCAAACGTGCAGGATTCTGTCACAGGTAACTTGGTGCGTGAAGgaagaatcaggcgcagagagcatatAGTTCCACAGGAAGACGTGTACTCTTAATATCGCACAGAAAATAATGCCCAACAAAACAGGGCGCGGAAAATGTGGACCAACCCAACACAACAGGGTACCAGGTCCAGAGCACGATCACCAAAAAAAACATACACACGTAACATATGAGTAATCCCGCACGAAACAAGGGCGGGTAAACGTACTATAAATAAGGAAGCCAATCAAGCACACAAATagacaggtgcaactaataagacaaaacaatcagacaacgaaaaagggatcggtggcggctagtaggccggtgacgacgaccgccgaacaccgcccgaacaggcaggggagccaacttcggtggaagtcgtgacattctGTGCATGGGTTACAAACTGACCCAAGAAGAAACTATTGGAAAAAGCAATAATCATTGCAAAATATCAACTTAATTCCTATCAAAATATAATTAGACGTGTACATAATATTATTTTAGCACAATTAGTCATTTGCATTTTCTGTCAAATGAAAATATACACTTTTCCCTTACATAATGTGCagcttttttttctccaaagtacagttgtggccaaaagttttgagaatgacacaaatattaatttccacaaggtttgctgcttcagtgtctttagatatttttgtcaggtgttactatggaatactgaagtataattacaagcatttcataagtgtcaaaggcttttattgacaattacatgaagttgatgcaaagagtcaatatttgcagtgttgacccttctttttcaagacctttgcaatctgccctggcatgctgtcaattaacttcaggGCCACATCCTGACAGATGCCacatgctttactgttggcatgacacaggactgatggtagcgctcaccttgtcttgtccggacaagcttttttccagatgccccaaacaatcggaaagggaattcatcagagaaaatgactttaccccagtcctcagcagttcaATCCCTGTATCTTTTGcaaaatatcagtctgtccctgatgtttttcctggagagaagtggcttctttgctgcccttcctgacaccaggccatcctctaaaagtctttgcctcactgtgcgtgcagatgcactcacacctgcctgctgccattcctgagcaagctctgtactggtgatgctccgatcccgcagctgaatcaactttaggagacggtccttgtgcttgctggactttcatgggcaccctgaagccttattcacaacaattgaaccgctctacttgaagttcttgatgatccgataaacggttgatttaggtgcaatcttactggcagcaatatcctttcTAGTAacgccctttttgtgcaaagcaatgatgacggcacgtgtttccttgcaggtaaccatgattgacagaggaagaacaatgattccaagcaccaccctccttttgaattttccagtctgttattcaaactaaatcagcatgacagagtgatcttcagccttgtcctcgtcaacactcacacctgtgttaacgagagaatcactgacatgatgtcagctggtccttttgtggcagggccgaaatgcagtggaaatgtttttgggggattcagttcatttgtatggcaaagagggactttgcaattaattgcaattcatctgatccctcttcataacattctggagtatatgcaaattgccatcatacaaactgaggcagcagactttgtgaaaattaatatttgtcaaaacttttggccacgactgtgcaGTCCACATTAGTACTAAAAAGCTGATTTACCATAATttcattgtattattatttagttTTTAGAATGTTGAAGTAAATATGAACTCTGCCATATTTATGTGGTAAAAATGACTGCAATTTAAAGGGGCGGTACACCAAAATTTGAAATATAAGTAATTTTATTGACAAAAAGTGTTTCATCCATTGATCCTGAGAAACAATGACCAAACATATGGCTTAGTTTTCTTTATTTACTTACCCCACAGTCAGCATACCCCACAGTCGCCGCTAGTGACACAATGGGATTGGTAGTACCTATGGCAGAATGATTCAGTAAGCATGGCCAAATCCTCAAAGTCACTTAAAAAATTTTGGTATAGCAAACAAAATATCTTAACAAATTGCACTTAGGGCCCAATTTTGGCCCGAGTTAAGAGCACATAAATGGAACGTAATTCCCTTTTCTACACTTTTGTCTCTATGcctattctgaccttgaacttaagcaaTTAAATGAAAGTGTGGTGGAGGAGTGTCTACAAATAGgttgtattctgaccttgacttaatacCACCGCCTTTACGCGGGAGGAAACTATGAAGAAGGTTTAGCGCAGAGTTTcctaaactcggtcctggggccccacCCTGGGTCGACATTTTGGTTtatgccctagcactacacagatgattcaaataatcaaagcttgatgatgagttggttatttgaaccAGCTGTGTGGTGCTAGGGCAAACACCAAAATGTGGACCCAGGgtggggccccaggaccgagtttgggaaaccctggtctagAGAACCTAtcggttccaagtggaaaaagcatctaCTATATTTTTTCAGATATAAATAATACCATTCTCCATGCGCTGTAATTTACAACTTGATGAAAGCTATTGATATGAGCTACGTAAATGAATAATCCATTTGGATGagggaattgtaaatataaatgacatTTGCTTTAGATATATTTAACCTTATAATCCCTGGAGACAGATGTGAAACCAGAcatatggcagcaaactgaagcatattAACATATCAACGGCCTTGGGATGGGCACTCTCTTAATGTCTTAATTATAGGCTACCCGACATTCTCTGTATCCTATTTCTAACTTGTTAAATATTAACCACTGTCAGTATCGACTGTCAGTGGGCCTAATAACAACACAGATTCAAATGCCAATTTACTGTTAGTTACTTTCAGTTGTTATAGCCTACATGATCATTCCATTTAATTCCATTGTTTCGTTTAGCTTAATTTGCTTCCTCTTTAACACTGTCACGGCCAtgtggttgttgctgaggatCATTAGCAACAGTTGATAATATAAAAAAAGACATGTAGGCTAATTAAATTGTTATGGAGTGGAGCGCAGACCAAGCCGTAACAGTTTAAACACGACACATGGTGCCATACTGGGCTGTgtcatcacacagttccatggttagtgcaGGCAATTGACACCCTATTCTCCCTATTATAATTGTACATGTATATATGTACACTAATCTTCCAACATTACCATGGCTTAAAGAACTGAAGTCCATATCGATACAGAAACACAACACAATTATTCTGATTTATTAAGAGCAAGTTGATTGACAAAGTCATGAAAAGTTGGAAGAATTTAATAAACCACTTTTGGGATATCATTAAAAAAGCTcagtgaccatagggttcttggtcacctccctgaccaaggcccttctcccccaatttctcagtttggcccgggAGGCCAGttcgaggaagagtcttggtggttccaaacttcttccatttcaaaatggaggccactgtgttcttggggaccttttttggcacccttccccagatctatggctcgtcacaatcctgtctctgagttctatggactattccttcgacctcatggcttggtttttgctctgacatgcactgtcaactgtgggaccttatattgacaggtgtgtgcctttccaaatcatgtccaatcaattgaatttaccacaggtggacttcaatcaagttgtagaaacatctcaagggtgatcaatggaaacaggatgcaccttagctctcatagcaaagggtctgaatacttattcaaatgtgatatttaagtttttttatttgcaaacatttctaaaaacctgtttttgctttttcattatggggtattgtgtgtagattgataagggaagaataaataaaaaaaatcaattttagaatatggctgtaatgtaacaaaatgtggaaaaagtaaaggggtctgaatactttccgaatcactgtaaatgtgatatttccgttttttatatATTCGCAAACATGTATAAAAAAAACCTTTTTTtgctgtcattatgaggtattgtgctgtcattatgaggtattgtgctgtcattatgaggtattgtgctgtcattatgaggtattgtgctgtcattatgaggtattgtgctgtcattatggggtattgtgctgtcattatggggtattgtgctgtcattatgaggtattgtgctgtcattatgaggtattgtgctgtcattatgaggtattgtgctgtcattatgaggtattgtgctgtcattatgaggtattgtgctgtcattatgaggtattgtgctgtcattatgaggtattgtgctgtcattgtcattatgaggtattgtgctgtcattatgaggtattgtgctgtcattatgaggtgctgtcattatggggtattgtgctgtcattatggggtattgtgctgtcattatggggtgctGTCATTATGGTTATGGGGtgtgctgtcattatggggtattgtgctgtcattatgaggtattgtgctgtcattatgaggtattgtgctgtcattatgCTGTGCTGTCATTATGAgggtattgtgctgtcattatgaggtattgtgctgtcattatgaggtattgtgctgtcattatggggtattgtgctgtcattatggggtattgtgctgtcattatgaggtattgtgctgtcattatgaggtattgtgctgtcattatgaggtattgtgctgtcattatgaggtattgtgctgtcattatgaggtattgtgctgtcattatgaggtattgtgctgtcattatgaggtattgtgctgtcattatgaggtattgtgctgtcattatgaggtattgtgctgtcattatgaggtattgtgctgtcattatgaggtattgtgctgtcattatgaggtattgtgctgtcattatgaggtattgtgctgtcattatgaggtattgtgctgtcattatgaggtattgtgctgtcattatgaggtattgtgctgtcattatgaggtattgtgctgtcattatgaggtattgtgctgtcattatggggtattgtgctgtcattatgaggtattgtgctgtcattatggggtattgtgctgtcattatgaggtattgtgtgtagattgatgaggggggaaaaagtgAAACATTGACTTCAATTGAATCACACTACAACGCTGATCTTCGGCGCTACAGATTGAATCCAACCACTACTGTACAGATGTGGACCAGGATAATGAAGAGATTTGAAGTCCGGAACATTGAAAACAACAGGACAAATACTTTTTGTACAGGTCACAGCTTGCTTTATTTTTCATCTCAAACCTATGGGATGCACACTGAGAAACTACTCCAGGCTTTGCTACATATTATCTACCAAAATCACAATAATTCAAAAAGCGTTTTTTgacaacataaaaaaaaaatggtaacAGAACAAAACTACGCAGAGAAGCTTATCTAAAAATGTATCTAAACATTGCAGAACCATGAGTTTTAGCAAAGACAGTGATATGCACACTGTTCCCCATAATCTCCACGTCTTGGGTATTTATCCCTAGCTAGGTCCACATATTCATGTTGTGTACAGTATCTGGACTGTTTTCTAAAGCAAAACATAACTGGCAATAAGGCCATATTTTTTTCTCCCATTGAATTATTTTTAAAAACGTCATGAAACCTAGCTACAACAATGCACACACAGAAACTAGCATGAATGCATTGGGCTTTATACAGCTTGCCTCAATGACGGAACtatgacatacagtacagtaccttgaAAAGTGTTCAGTTATCAAACCGTCATGATAGAGAATACTTAGCTAGCTTTGCTCAGATAATTCAGGAAATCTATGGTATACTGGTGTTCATGTTCAACTTCCATAGACGTACAAATCGATACTCACTTGGGAAAACCTTTTTTATAAGAATGTATTCCAGTATGATTATGCACAGAGTGACATAGATAAGCCTGGACTTGAATCAGAAACATGTTCCTAGTGTTTATCATTACATGCCTTCCACTACACACAGTCATGACACTACAGGAGGCCTAGCAGATAACAGGCGCACACATCTGAAAAATGAAGTTTGACTCTTGTTAGTAGCAGCTCAGAAAAACTGACTCTGAGTGGATTTCAACATTGACTCGTGCCTTTGTACAAACAGTTGTTTGATATCAAATACAAAACAGCAAtaacaagtttaaaaaaatagtgatgataaataataaatacatagaGGGATGAGAACAGAGACAGCCGGGAGAGAAGGGAGATTCAGATACGGGCAGGAAGGCGGGTGTGAGAGTACTCTGAGCCGAGCAAGACACTGGGGAGACAGACACTCCCTGTTAAAAGCTTGGAATGGAGACGGGCAGACGAGGTGGGGTTGGTGGGAGGGTTGGGCAGGCAGACTCAGTGCCCGTCTGTGTTGGGCGGCTTGGCGTCGTGTGGGGCAGCGCCAGCAGGGAGCCAGGGAGAGACGGAGCGAGAGGTGGTCTGCTTGGCCATGCTGTAGTGGCTGATCACCGTATAGAAGCGCCCTCGGGAGTTGGCATCCTGAGCAGTGTAGTAGGCCTCCAGAGAAGCAGGGATGCACCGCTTATGctgcaggggggagagagggagagagtggggagggttcAATATCATACTCTCTTCATTTACACACTGTTGCACAGCACTAAGGGCTTTTTCTGGTGAAGAGATTTTTTTTTCCTCTGGAGAGTGCAGTGGCTGTGTCTAAATTAGATCTACTTCAGCTAACATGCCTGTAGTCCACAGCAAAAACCTCTAAAGGTGACTGTACAGACAATTAACCAGTGTAGTTGTAACActctgtcccaaatagcaccctattccctatgcagtgcactacttttgaccagggaatatatggctctagtcaaaaggaatacactatatagggaatagggtgccatttgggcccaCTCACCTTGTATATGAATCCGTCTGGGCAGCTGTGGTCGTAGGTAAACGCCTTGTACACCACCAGGAACACTATGCAGGCCAGGAAGGCCAAGGCCAGGACTATGAGGATAGTGACCTGCGAATGAGAGATACACACCATTCAATTTAATAGCTGCCGGCGAAGTCAGGTTTCCTGTCAACGCGGAGATCTAAAACATCTTAAAGCAAGGTTCTGTTATTTAATAGATTCGATGGAGTTTGACACTATAATATCGGTATATGTTCAAAAGAGCACTCAAACAACTACTACCATCATTTGTCTGGGGACAAGGTGAGAGAAAACAAGTCAATTTGCAGGATATAACTCATCATTTGTCTCCAGAAATGCCATCTGAGTAGAGGTAGAACGTGTTCATTGCCTGCTATATTAAGCCCAGTGTAGACGAACAGATTCAATAAACACCTTCACTAATTACATTTTTCACAACCCAGCAGCCAAATTGGTCACAAAATGCAGTTGAAGCAGACAGACGCTGGAAAAAAATAGCTCCATAACCACATTCCTAAAAAAGAATCCAATATGTCAGAATACATTACTTTCAATAGAGTGATCCAAATAAGTACATCTATATAACTACTTGATGTAGAAATTTGGTGCTTCAAATGTGTATTTCCCTGGTAGACAAGATGATTTTATAGTGGGAGATTAACATATAACAGGACCGATTTTCTCCTGTGTTCCTCCTGAATCTATGATTGGTTAATTAACATTATGCAAATGTGTGTCAAATGATAGCTGAGAGATGTTAGAATGGTTTTGCAATCTGATTACTTTAGAGAGGAGTGAAAGAACGTGTACACACGGCAAAGCTCTACCATAATATGTGGTGGTAGTACAGTTAAACTCTGGTTTAGTACAGTGTCAAATCAAGTGACCGAATGGCTATTTTCATCCTCACTTCCACAATTAATCATAATGCACCATAAAACCATTTCCCCGTTTCCAATGGCCTCCCTCCATATCGCCCATCACGCCACCTCGGCAGGATGCTAGGCTAGGGGATTTACATGTAGCTAGCGTGCTGATCAGCAGAGATCAGAGTGATTTGTAAAAAGGGGAGCACAGAGGCTAAATGACTATTGACTTAGGTGTTAATGTGAGGACACATGTTTGGTTCTGTCAGAATGTTCATTAAATTACATTTGCTTACCACACACCCTGAACATGTGAAATGGCTGCTTAAAGGGTATTAGGGCTTTAACGGCAGTTATCCATATGACGTATAAACACATTATTCCAGTACGGGAGTGTTTAAGCATTCAATTGATAGCTTTTAACCTAGATTTGTAGAGTATTGATAATATTGACAGAAGCATGTGGTCTATTAATATTAATGATGAACTTTTTACATTATTCATAAACTCAATGAACCCTAAACCTCACAGGATTTGGTTTAATGCCATAACACTAATTTGACATGCGTAGATATTGGATTTTCTTTATCTATCTATATGTccatatctacagtaccagtcaaaagtttggacacacctactctttcaagggtttttctttattttttacattgcagaaaaatagtgaagacatcaaaactatgaaataacataatacggaatcatgtagtaaccaaaaaatgtgttaaacaaatctaaatatattttagattatagattcttcaaagtagccatccattgccttgacagctttgcacaatcttggcattcactcatccagcttaatgaggtagtcacctggaatgcatgtcaattaacaggtgtgctttgttaaaagttaatttgtggaatgtctttccttcttaatgcgtttgagccaatcagttgtgttgtgacaaagtaggggtggtatctagacgatagccctatttggtaaaaaaacaaaacaattccatattatggcaagaaccgctcaaataagcaaagagaaacaacagtccatcattactttaagacatgaatgtcagtcaatccggaaaatgtcaagaactttgaaagtttcttcatgtgcagtgaggaccgccacaggaaaggaagatccagagttacctcttctgcagaggacACGTTCATTAGAATAACCAGCCTCAGAAATACAGCCTAAATAAACACTTCAGAGTTCAAGTTACAGacagatctcaacatcaactgttcagaggagactgcatgaatcaggccttcatggtcaaattgctgcaaagaaactactactaaaagacaccaataagaagagacttgcttgggctaagaaacacgagcaatggacattagaccggtggaaatcagtcctttagtctgatgagtccaaatttgagatttttggttccaaccgccgtctttgtgagacgcagagtaggtgaacggatgatctctgcatgtgtggttcccacacaTGGTGGGGGATGGTGTGATGGTAGGGGAGTGGTTTGCTGGTGACAGtgtttgatttatttagaattcaaggcacacttaacaagcatggctaccacggccatctgcagcgat from Oncorhynchus tshawytscha isolate Ot180627B linkage group LG09, Otsh_v2.0, whole genome shotgun sequence encodes the following:
- the nsg2 gene encoding neuronal vesicle trafficking-associated protein 2, with translation MVKLGSNLQDKGAKPVSVEDGFQNVPLITPLDVGNLQYGAPDKVVVKTRTEYQTDQKKTKLKVPKVEEFTISFTDGVSERIKVTILIVLALAFLACIVFLVVYKAFTYDHSCPDGFIYKHKRCIPASLEAYYTAQDANSRGRFYTVISHYSMAKQTTSRSVSPWLPAGAAPHDAKPPNTDGH